A window from Gopherus flavomarginatus isolate rGopFla2 chromosome 4, rGopFla2.mat.asm, whole genome shotgun sequence encodes these proteins:
- the LOC127048884 gene encoding zinc finger and SCAN domain-containing protein 29-like codes for MRERGHTRDSLQCRVKVKELRQAYQKTKAAKGRSGSAPKTCRFYDELNAILGNSATTNPPLSVDSEVGVVIPATTEDLFDGDDQYDEDQEEEAPAESTEHFIPPNSQDLFLTLTEVPCQPSQGSTPENEAEGPSSAAHFSSLPLASPLRGGVS; via the exons atgcgggagaggggacataccagggactcgttacagtgccgagtgaaagtgaaagagctcagacaggcgtatcagaagaccaaagcagcaaagggcaggtcaggctctgcccccaaaacatgccggttctacgacgagcttaacgcaatattggggaacagcgcaacgacgaacccccccttgtctgtggattcagaggtgggcgtcGTGATTCCTGccactacggaagatttatttgatggcgatgatcagtatgatgaggaccaagaggaggaggctccagcagagagcacagagcattttatccccccaaacagccaggatcttttcctcacccttactgaggttccctgccagccatctcaaggcagtactccagaaaatgaagctgagggaccgtcctctg ctgcacatttctccagcctccctctcgcttctcctCTACGTGGGGgagtatcataa